In Desulfobulbus oralis, one DNA window encodes the following:
- a CDS encoding adenylate kinase, giving the protein MNILIFGPNGSGKGTQGAILKEKYGMDHIESGAIFRSHIKGGTELGKKAKAYIDRGDLVPDDITIPMVLETLAKSKDKGWLLDGFPRSLAQAEALDKALESSGMRLDYVVEIVLERKIARDRIMGRRLCVNDNNHPNHIAIDAIRPAEKDGKLVCRVCGGELSTRADDQDEAAINKRHDIYYDDKTGTMAAVDYFKKKGNVKVISVDGSVPIQEVTGLILKQLA; this is encoded by the coding sequence TCTTTGGACCGAACGGCAGCGGCAAGGGCACCCAGGGCGCGATTCTGAAAGAGAAGTACGGCATGGACCACATCGAGTCCGGCGCCATTTTCAGAAGTCACATCAAGGGCGGCACGGAGCTGGGCAAAAAGGCCAAGGCCTATATCGATCGCGGCGACCTGGTGCCGGACGACATCACCATCCCGATGGTTTTGGAAACGCTCGCGAAATCCAAGGATAAAGGCTGGCTCCTGGACGGCTTTCCCCGTTCTCTGGCCCAGGCCGAGGCGCTGGACAAGGCCCTGGAGAGTTCCGGCATGCGGCTCGACTATGTGGTCGAAATCGTTCTGGAGCGCAAAATCGCCCGGGATCGCATTATGGGCCGCCGCCTCTGCGTCAACGACAACAATCACCCGAATCATATCGCCATCGACGCCATCAGGCCGGCGGAGAAGGACGGCAAGCTGGTTTGCCGGGTCTGCGGCGGCGAGCTGAGCACCCGTGCCGACGATCAGGACGAGGCGGCCATCAACAAGCGTCATGACATCTACTATGACGACAAGACCGGCACCATGGCGGCGGTCGACTATTTCAAGAAAAAGGGCAATGTCAAGGTGATTTCCGTGGACGGCTCCGTGCCGATCCAGGAGGTGACCGGGCTGATTCTCAAACAGTTGGCCTGA